The sequence GCCGGGATGATGATGTCCGTGTCGATGTTGTCGATCGGCAGGACGACGTAGCTCGACGCGATGGTGCGGATCGGGTCCATGGGCCCGATTCTACCGCGCCTCGAGGCCGAACGGCCCGCCGGAAGATGGAGTGGGTGTCGAGCTACGGCTCCGCGAGCTCGGACCGCTTCAATTTCAGCGTGCTACTCCAGGCTCTTCTTACCGATCGCCAGCAGGAGAACCAGAGTGAGGAATACCTTTGTCCCCGGGGCGGTCGGCGCATCGATCGGCCTCGAAGAAGCTCGCTGACAGGTAGAATGTGCCGGAACACGGGAGACTCCAAGTTGGCTGGAACGGATCTGGATCGGGTCGAGTGCGTCCCTGCGGCCGCGGCTGCGGACCTCGTGGCGTCCGGGTCCGTGCGCGTCCTGGACGTGCGTAATCCGGACGAATGGGCCGAGCTCGGGACCATCCCCGGCGCGATCCTACTGCCGCTCGATCTTCTGGCCTGCGCCGCGGCCACGCTGCTGCGCGAGGGGGCGCCGATCCTGGTCTGCTGCGAGCACGGCATCCGCAGCCGGACGGCGGCGCGCTTCCTGGCGACCGCCGGATTCCCGCGCGTGCTCGACATGACGGGCGGGATGTCCTGCTGGACCGGGCCGCGGCAGTTCGGGACGCACGACATCGACCCGGTCGTCGGACCGTCGTCGTGGCTCCTTCTCAATGCCGATCTGCTGCGACCGCCGCCCGACGTTCGTCACGGGGCTGCGACCCGTTCCCGTCGCGCCCTCGACGTCGCGTGCGGCCGTGGTCGGCACGCGCTGCTGCTCGCCGGCGCGGGTCTCGAGGTGCGCGCGCTCGATCGCGACGCCGAAGCCGTGGCGGGCCTGCGGCGGGCGGCCGCGCGCCTGGGGCTTCCGGTCGAAGCAGAGCTCGTCGATCTCGAGGCGCCGGGAACCGACCTGGGCGAGGGGCTCTACGACGTCGTCCTCGGCATCCACTACCTGCACCGGCCCCTGTTCCCGGCGCTGCTGCGGTCATTGAGGAATGGCGGCACTCTGATTTACGAGACGTTCACAACGGCGCAGGCCGCGCGCGGCAAGCCCACGAACCCGGACTTTCTCCTGCAGCCCGGAGAGCTGCGGCGGCTCGTGGCTCCGCTCGAAATCGTGCGCGAGCGCGAAGGAGAGTTCGAGGGACGCTGCGTCGCATCGGTCGCGGCGCGTCTTATCGGGTGAGGATCCACCGGCTCACTTCGTGATCATCTCGCGCGCGTCGGCGATCGCGCCCGCGACGGCGCTGGCCGCGGCGGTGAGCGGGCTGGCCAGGAAGGTCCGCCCGCCGGCCCCCTGCCGCCCCTCGAAGTTGCGGTTGCTGGTGCTGACGGCGTACTGCCCCGGCCGGAGCTGGTCGCCGTTCATGGCGATGCACATCGAGCAGCCGGCCTCGCGCCACTCGCCGCCAGCGTCGCGGAACACGCGGTCGAGCCCCTCCGCCTCCGCCTCCCTCTTCACCTGCTGCGAGCCCGGCACCACGAGCAGCCGCACGTTCGCCGCGACCTTGCGGCCGCGCAGGAGCGACGCCGCCAGCCGCAGGTCGCTGAGCCGCGCGTTCGTGCACGAGCCGATGAACACCACATCGATCGGATGCCCCAGGAGACGCTGCCCGGGGCGCAGCCCCATGTAGCCGAGCGCCCGCTCCATGGACGCCAGCCCGTCGGATGACGGCACGGCGCCGCGAACCGGCACCGCCATCCCTGGATTGGTGCCGTAGGTGATCATCGGCTCCAGCGCCGAGGCGTCGATGGAGACTTCGCGATCGAACGCCGCCCCCTCGTCGGTCGGCAGGCGCCTCCAGTCCGCGAGCGCCCGCTCCCACGCCTCCCCCTGCGGCGCGTGCGTTCGCCCCGCCAGGTACTCGAACGTCGTGTCGTCCGGCGCGATCATCCCGGCGCGCGCCCCCGCCTCGATCGACATGTTGCAGACCGTCATCCGCTGTTCCATCGACAGCACCCGGATCGCCGGACCCGCGTACTCGATCACGTGGCCGGTCCCGCCTCCCACGCCGATCTTCGCGATGATCCCCAGGATGAGGTCCTTCGCCGTCACCCCCGGATGGAGCCGCCCTTCGACCCTGACCGCCAGCGTGCTGGGCCGGGCTTGAAGGATAGATTGCGTCATCAGGACGTGCGCCACTTCGGTCGTGCCGATCCCGAACGCCAGCGCGCCGAAGGCGCCGTGCGTCGAGGTGTGGCTGTCGCCGCAGACGATCGTCATCCCCGGCTGCGTCAGCCCCAGCTCCGGACCGATGACGTGCACGATCCCCTGCCGCTCGCTCCCCAGAGCGTGCAGCCGGATCCCGAACTCCCGGCAGTTCGTCTCGAGCTGATCGATCTGCGCCGCGGCTTCCCTGTCGGTGACCGGTATCCGCCCGTCCGCCCCGCGCGGCGTCGTCGGCGTCGAGTGGTCCATCGTCGCGACCGTGAGCCCCGGGCGGCGCACTGTGCGGCCGCGCTCGCGCAGCATCGCGAACGCCTGGGGGGAAGTCACCTCGTGGACGAGATGCAGGTCGACGTAGAGGATCGCCGGCGTGTCGGCCGACTCGGGGCGCACCAAGTGGGCGTCCCAGACCTTGTCGAAGAGGGTGCGGGGCATGCCTTGAGGGCTCCTGAGAGCACGATTCTAGCGCGGTTCGGGGCGGTGATACGCAGGAAGCGGTCGCAGGAATTCCCGACGGATCATTCGACTTCCGTCAGCCGCCTACTGCATCACGACGACGGTCCTCCCCAGCATGTGACCCTTGTCCATCTCTCCGAGCGCCCCCGCGAGGTCCTGCAGCGAGGCGCGCTTCACCCGCGGTCGCACCCCGTGGGCCGCGGCGAACGCCAGAGTGTCGTGCAGGTCCTTCCGTGAGCCCGCCGGGGTGCCCATGAGACGCCGCCGGCCCATGATCAGGTCGAACGGGCTCACGGTGAGGGGCGCGAACGGAGCGCCGAGGACCATCATGGTGCCGTCGATGGCCAGTCCGGGGAACGCCGCCGTCATCGTTTCGGCGTCCGGCGCGGTCGCGAGCACCAGGTCGGGTCCGCCTTCCCATTCCTTCAGCGCCTCCGTCGGCTTCGACTTCTTGACGTTGATGAACCGTTCGGCGCCGAGTCGCTGCCCCTCGGCCTCCTTGTCGGCGCTCGTCGACAGCACGGCGACCCGACCTCCCATGGCCCTGGCGAAGAGCACGGCCATGTGCCCGAGCCCGCCGAGCCCGATCACGGCAACCTTGTGCCCCGGCCGGAAGCCGGCGTGACGCAGTCCGCTGTAGACGGTGAGCCCCGCGCACATCAGGGGGGCGGCGTCGGAGAATTCGAGTCCCTCAGGAAGCGACGCCACGTAAGCCGCGGGGGCCAGCATGTACTCCTGGTACCCGCCGTCCTTCGTGACTCCGGTGAACTCGAGCCTGGAGCAGAGGAACTCGTCGGCCCCGAGACATTGGGGGCAGGCGCCGCACGAGGAGTAGAGCGCCGACACCCCCACCCGCGCCCCGCGCGTCAGGGTGCCGACCCGCTCCCCCGTCGCCTCGACCGCGCCTGCGATCTCGTGACCGGGCACGATCGGATAGCGGACGAACGGGAAGTGTCCGTCGCGGACCATGAGGTCGCCGTGGCACACGCCGCAGGCGTGCACCCG is a genomic window of Candidatus Dormiibacterota bacterium containing:
- a CDS encoding rhodanese-like domain-containing protein; translated protein: MAGTDLDRVECVPAAAAADLVASGSVRVLDVRNPDEWAELGTIPGAILLPLDLLACAAATLLREGAPILVCCEHGIRSRTAARFLATAGFPRVLDMTGGMSCWTGPRQFGTHDIDPVVGPSSWLLLNADLLRPPPDVRHGAATRSRRALDVACGRGRHALLLAGAGLEVRALDRDAEAVAGLRRAAARLGLPVEAELVDLEAPGTDLGEGLYDVVLGIHYLHRPLFPALLRSLRNGGTLIYETFTTAQAARGKPTNPDFLLQPGELRRLVAPLEIVREREGEFEGRCVASVAARLIG
- the leuC gene encoding 3-isopropylmalate dehydratase large subunit, translating into MPRTLFDKVWDAHLVRPESADTPAILYVDLHLVHEVTSPQAFAMLRERGRTVRRPGLTVATMDHSTPTTPRGADGRIPVTDREAAAQIDQLETNCREFGIRLHALGSERQGIVHVIGPELGLTQPGMTIVCGDSHTSTHGAFGALAFGIGTTEVAHVLMTQSILQARPSTLAVRVEGRLHPGVTAKDLILGIIAKIGVGGGTGHVIEYAGPAIRVLSMEQRMTVCNMSIEAGARAGMIAPDDTTFEYLAGRTHAPQGEAWERALADWRRLPTDEGAAFDREVSIDASALEPMITYGTNPGMAVPVRGAVPSSDGLASMERALGYMGLRPGQRLLGHPIDVVFIGSCTNARLSDLRLAASLLRGRKVAANVRLLVVPGSQQVKREAEAEGLDRVFRDAGGEWREAGCSMCIAMNGDQLRPGQYAVSTSNRNFEGRQGAGGRTFLASPLTAAASAVAGAIADAREMITK
- a CDS encoding alcohol dehydrogenase catalytic domain-containing protein, with product MKAAVISKAGGRIEIEERERPVPGPDEVLIRVHACGVCHGDLMVRDGHFPFVRYPIVPGHEIAGAVEATGERVGTLTRGARVGVSALYSSCGACPQCLGADEFLCSRLEFTGVTKDGGYQEYMLAPAAYVASLPEGLEFSDAAPLMCAGLTVYSGLRHAGFRPGHKVAVIGLGGLGHMAVLFARAMGGRVAVLSTSADKEAEGQRLGAERFINVKKSKPTEALKEWEGGPDLVLATAPDAETMTAAFPGLAIDGTMMVLGAPFAPLTVSPFDLIMGRRRLMGTPAGSRKDLHDTLAFAAAHGVRPRVKRASLQDLAGALGEMDKGHMLGRTVVVMQ